The Gadus chalcogrammus isolate NIFS_2021 chromosome 16, NIFS_Gcha_1.0, whole genome shotgun sequence DNA window GGAGGTCCCGGGTCTGACTCATGGTGTACGGCACGCGGGCGAAATGGAACGGCACGAAGCACACGAAGAACACGGCCAGAACCAGGAACACGTTCCCGCTCACGCTCCTCTTCCTGGGTTTGCCTCCGCCCGGTGTCGTGGCTACAGCTCCGCCCGCGCCGCGGTTCCTGGCGCGGGAATAGGAGACGTAAAGCTCCTTGGTGATGAGGGCGTAGCACACCACCACGGCCACCAGGTTGACCCAGAAGATCACCTGACACACGTGGTTGACCACCTCGTGCCAGCGCAGTCCCGCCTCCGTCTTCAAGTCGCTGCACTTAAAGCGTGGCGAGGCGGGGGTCCGGCTGGTGAGTACCACGTTGGGGATGCACAGGGCCAGCAGGGAGCCCCAGATGGCCCCCGAGAGCAGCTTGCGCCGGGTCAGCCGGGCGGCGTTGGTGCCCTTGAAGGGCCACAGGGTCTTCCGGCAGCGGTCGATGCTGATGAGGCCGAAGAAGAGGATGCTGACGTACATGGTGAGGTAGAAGAGGACGGAGGACACGcggcacacgaacacacgcagCCCCACCGACGCCACGCCGGAGTCCGACAGGATCTGGGAGAAAATTCGGAAAAAAAACAAGCCAAAGAAATGGTAGGATTTATAGGATGGCTCCTCTTGTGAAGGCGGAGCTTTGTGTTTGTATTGCTACGGAGTCGGACCAACCTTGAAGGGGAAGGTGAAGGTCATGACCACGTCGGCCACCACGATGTTCTTCAGGTAGATGATGAAGTACGAGCGGGAGGGGATGCGAAAGAAGACCCAGGCGGCCAGGGCGTTCAGCGCCCCCCCAAGCAGGAAGAGGACAGAGTAGAGGACGGGGAAGACCACCGCCTTCAGGATGTTGTCACGAGAACAGCTCCCGTTGGTGTGGTTGAAGGGGATTTCCATTTATATGGTTGGCTATCAAAGTACAGCAGAAATTAAACAAAaagcagacccacacacacagacacgcacgcacgcacgcacgcacacacacacacacacacacacacacacacacacacacacacacacacacacacacacacacacacacacacacacacacacacacacacacacacacacacacacacacaaacagattcaAAAGGGGAAACCCACTGAATCAACCAAATTATTTGAATTGATAAAGACCTACTTTTCTGCATTTTCAAAgtcatatatataaaaaaaaaaaagacgattTCAGTTTTTCAAGTCTTCAGAGGTTCAACCAACCTGTTGCTGTTTTTCTAGATGACAAAATTGATATTGGAGGTTCCGCTACGAGTTGTACGATGAGTGGATACTATAGGTTatcttctgtttgtttgtcagcCTGACTGAATGAAGTTAATCTGGAGGGTTGAAATCgcctcaaacacacaaagaacttTAACCAAATGAACCATGATGATTCACAACATTCTCCTGTTCTGCTTTCCACTTCCTGACAGAAAAGCCTGTCTGGTTTAAAGGATCTATCCTCACGCGTAAAGGCTTCTTTCAACAAGCGCTGTTGTTTGCCGTTGGTTTTTATATCATGAAGAATATATTATTAAACCTGGTTCCAATTCAACTTCGTATTATACAGTATATTGATTGCACAGAAACTGAAACCtaaatacattaatatatgTCTTTGCTTTGTCATAATTGTAGTACTTTTCACACTTTCCAGAGTACGGATTTGTGGATAACACTGATGTCCACTGGCCCTTGGCCTAATGGTGCAATGGCAAAATAAGAAATGAGTCATAGGATGCATTCAATGCTTACAGTGTTCAGCAAATATGAGGCAAGCAGATCATATTGTTCATCCGCCAAAATGTTTCATCTCCATTTTTAAAATGCAGATTCAGCTCCAACCAAAACCCACAGCGAGTCAAAGCTGTCAGTAGCATGCAACAAAGCCGCATAGGGAACCACTGCAAACCACAAGCATTCAGCCTGGCAGCAATACAATCGATTTCATCAGGGTCTCTGTTCGCGCACAAAACCTGCATTTGCAACATTGCTGCATCGGTATCTAACCACACACTTCTGCAACAGCGCGTGGATAACGATCTATGTCGATAGAATAGAAAATTTAAAAACATAAATTGACTTCCCACGTTCAATCAAAGGCCATCCTTTCTTTAATTTCCGAAACTATCCGTGCTTGGTAATGACTGAGTGGGAGATTGTAGATTGAAATGCTATAGCAAGGGAGACTTGAGGATTTCTGAGGATACATGAGAACACACGAGGATagaataattaaatatatagtCCCACCATGGTGATCTTTGCTCGGTTGTTGTCCTGCGGTAAGATCCAGAGACATGTGGTCTAGAGCCAGTGTCTGTTGGGAGTCACGCAGCATAACCAGTGAGAATGTAGCATGTTGATGGTCTGGTGTAGTAAGATGTCTTTGTTGTCTATTATGTTTGGTGATCTTTATCTGCACTGTGCTGTCCTCCTGTCCCATTTGGCCGCTGTGACATCTGTTTCAATTTTCAATGTTATGTATTTTTAACACAAACGTGAAGGGTGCTCTGTTGAGCGACAACATATAgataaaatatatgaatataatataatatatattgtattatgctataatatatatgtatatatatgatatatcaCTTGCAGAGGTCCACCTCCTACCACTAATTTCCTATCACCCCACACTGCACTTAATTAATTTAACTTaattctaaattaaatgtattattattattattattatttaataaaccTGACTGCCAGcattgttgtcatggtaacgtTGCTCCTTCCTGTTTCAGGATATGGATCATCAGCAGCATTCAGTTCCTTAATGCACAAgcgcctgtttgtgtgtttgtatgtgggtgcttgtttgtatgtgtgtgactgccTGTGAGTTTGTTTTTACTTTTGCTTTGTCTAAGCTCTGTTAAAGacgaataaaatacaaataattaaaaaagaaaaaaaagacaaccaTGACAGcagttcatttttttctttaaatatttTGAAATGACTTCATATTTTAAAATGACTAGCATTAAAAACTATCTCTAGTTAACATGCTCAATAGATTCTCATATATTAGGGAAACTACCAACCTGTCCTATTTTCATAATACCAAATCTAAGTGTGTTTACTGTTTAGTAAACATTTTCGATgacggtgtgtctgtgtagagCTGTCGTGATGGGTGAGTTGCATAGATGAAAACAACtgtgaacccacacacacacagacatacacacacacacacacacacacacacacacacacacacacgcacgcacgcacacacgcacacacacacacacgcacgcacgcacgcacgcacgcacgcacgcacgcacgcacgcacgcacgcacgcacacacacacacacacacacacacacacacacaaagacctttACAGAAGCCAAGTCGGGCCGCTTTcaggcagacaggaagtggaaacGAGCCAAGGAAATACAGGACTTTACCACCAGGGCCTGCATTTCCATTCAAAACCTTCTGGACATTTCTAAACCTCTCCCAGTCTGTTTCCCCCTTTTAGCTGGAGCAGACCTGTTGCTCGctctctgcctccttctcctctctgccaGGGGCCCCAACCAGCAAGCACATATGCACCACCTGGAGCGGGGGGGCCAAGGTCCACAGCCTTCAGCCGGCTGCAGTTTACCGGGCTGCAGGGTGGAGGGCGGAGGAGAACAAAAAAGCCAGTTCCTCTGAACTCCATTCAGCTGGCAGGTCGGAAGCATCCTGCAGAGGGCGCTGTGCTCAACGTGTGAAACCACAAGGGGAGTACAAACGAAAAGGTGGGTGGATCGGATGTGTGAGTCGGAAGATGGATGGCACGGAGACAGATTGACAGGGTATAAACGTGCTGAATCATCAATAAGGCAATACGTTCCCCAacgctgtgtctgtgtgtgtttgtgtgtgtgtgtgtgtgtgtgtgtgtgtgtgtgtgtgtgtgtgtgtgtgtgtgtgtgtgtgtgtgtgtgtgtgtgtatgtgtgtgtgtgtgtgtgtgtgtgtgtgtgtgtgtgtgtgtgtgtgtgtgtgtgtgtttgtgtgtgtgtgtgtgcgtgtgtatgtgtgtcactgtgtgtgtttgtttgagggaCAGGTACTAGGGAGTTAGACCCTGTGGCACCATGAGTTCTCTCACCCaatctcttcttcctctcctcatcACTGTGACAGACACAGTTAGATTCTGTCATATACCTCTTTTTTACGTCTAGGTTTTTACATTACTCTATCCTTATgagttgtcagtgtgtgtgtgcacacacgcaccgcccacacccacacatatatacacacacacacacacagacgcccacacacacacgcgtgtgtggTATCAACACGTGTCTCTCGGTCTGTTTTGACAGTCTCTAGGAGGATGTGTCCAGCAACTACAGCTGGCTTACGGTTCAGAGTTGCTGCGACCCGTCTGGCCCCCATGTGGCCGGCGTTCCGAAAGCTCATCGCCACAAAGAGACACTATGCATCATCTTATTTATATTTAGTGGACGCCTTTAGCCAAAGAGTCTAACAATACCGTGTGACtgagtgcctgtgtgagtgtgtttgtgtgtgtgtgtttgcacccaGGCACATGCCATTGGTTTGTTATGGGTCTTTTTGTAGCTCGCTGTTTTCATGGTTGCTAACGCTATTCTTATGTTTTTTGGAAGAAAAGGACAATAGCCTGTTTCAGAAGAAGACACACAACCCTCTAAAAAAGAAGGACAACGGGACTGAGCCGTTGTCTGAGCTCATGTGTGGACTATGACGGCAGTTGGAAGGGCTCCTCAGCTCGAGATTCcactcgctctcctctcctagGACCCCTGTGTCCGGTTTAGGAGTTCATAGCGTCTGTCCTAATAAAACAAAGTGTATAACTGCCAAATATaatcacgcacacgcacacacatgctcacccATACAAGCGTGCACTcaaacacgtgcacgcacaaggcatgcacagacatgcatacaaacccacacatgcacacacacactttcatggATGCAGTCAGCTCCTGGGATATGGGTTTTCCATCGCTGAATGCCACTGATTTCATCCCAATTACAAGTCCGTCACACAATCGCTGGTTTCCACAgaaactgtttttgttttgctatTTGCTATGCTTTATTGCGTTCTGTCGTTGTATGTCTGGCATGAGCATGGAAAAGAGCTTCCTTCTTTTATGATCTCAAGCTTTTGATCCAGCGGGAGTTCTGCCTTCAACCTCACACAAGGGAAAGGCAGCTCGGGTCGATGTGTTGCTTTGTGTTTATAATTAAATTTGATTTATTCGCAGACAAGTCTGTATTGTTAAAACACATGTGGGGttattgcaaacacacacacacacacacacacacacacacacacacacacacacacacacacacacacacacacgcacaaacacacacacacacacacacacacacacacacacatacacacatacacacacactcacactcacacacacacacacacacacacacacacacacacacacacacacacacacacaaacacaaacacacacacacacacacacacacatacacacatacacatagagaGGGTATGTTTTAGAATtaaagagaaagggagtgacagacaaacacacacacacacacacacacacacacacacacacacacacacacacacacacacacacacacacacacacacacacacacacacacacacacaaacacacgcacacacagtcacatagaTAACGATAGAGATTATGtatatttagagagagagagagagagagagagagagagagagagagagagagaggcagagcaatAACAAAGCGATAATACATATTGATTGACAGGCTCTTGCGCCCTCATTCCTGCCAGTAGACCACAATGCCCTCGAGGATCTCTGTGTGCTCAGTGAGATCGGAGCGGACGGGAAGGAGGAAAAAGATCTGCCCGCTGTCTtagaaaaacaaacagaggGGACAACAGTTCCCTTTGAGCTGATGTTCGATCGCGCCTTAGATACCTGTTATATTTGACAGAGGGTCAGAGGCAAGTATCCCCACACAGAGCAGAGACGGTCCATGGGAGACCAGCGCCAAGAGAACTGTCTAGGAGTGGTCCGACCGCCTGACAGAGCAGCAAGCAGGCGACCCCCTAGACCCCGCAGGACAGATCAGAAGCAGACAGGACGTATGCGAAGGCCTAAGCGATAAGGTCAAGTATTTgacctgtgtgtttgcgtagtCGGCAGAGCCGTGTGCTAAATGGGTGGACTAGGACATTACCGAGTTGGCGAAGCAGCCGGTAACAAAATACAGAAGCACGATGAGGAATAGATTTTTGCTATCCTTCAGGGAATGAAAGAGCGTGTATTTTTAAAACCTGCGCAGCAGAACGTGTGGCTTAGGTCGCAACCTGAGACCAGATAGGGGGGGGTCTGTTTTACCTTGGACGTTATAATGGTATTCTGAGGTCGTCGGGCTATGTGGAGTGTGGATCTGAGACAGACGGGGGAGAGCAGGTGGTCTGAAGAGTGATGTCATTCGGAGACCTTAGTGTCGTGCTATCAATAAACCTCGTTAAAGAAAAGTACCCCTGTGTCCGGTTGATATTGTTTGCCTAAGCACCTCAAGCACATCAAAATCTCTccccttgtgacatcacaaatgagACTGTTCAGGCAGAAGTGTTATAAATAGACCAGACCTGGCCGTGGATGTGTCATAACAGTCCAGCCCGTTAATTAGGATGACATTGAACTACTTTCCTGGGAACGTTGAGGACTCAACAGGAAAGGTTtcaccagaggaccagaggatgAACATACGACTAAAAACAAGTGTGTGACTggctctttatttttttcatgtacCTAATAGTGACAAATGTACTTTCTGTAAGTTGCTTTGATTCATAGCATCTAACACTAACCCTGCTAGATTTCCCCATTCAGACACACCGTCTACATATGGTGCAGAGTAGAGATGTATCAGGTGCAGGCCTTATCCTGGTGTCAGCCCCATGACAAACAACCAAATATCAAGGCAGCCATATGCACTGAAAACGATAGATATGAATCCAACAGATGTCAAAGATATTGTTTACACATGCATCTGTAGCGAtggtactgtactgtactgtactgtgttGTCAGTGTGTACTTCTGTTTCTCTACAGATATGTCCCCCCAAAAGGAAATGTCTTACAACCACGACTACCTCGGCGGCACTTCCACCGACCCTCCCAGAATCCTTTGCGGCACCCGGAACACGGCAGCAAAACGGCTGCGATTGCCACGATATTTGACATTTGATTAAGTTAATGTGGTACACTCATGAGGATGATGCACTTCTTTTGGCGGAATACAGATTAACTGaatcaaatattaaaataaaacaagccACTAGAATATTAATGAGATATTAAATCAATAGTAGAATAATCATACATATGTTGTCATTTGAAAAATTATAAAAAGCATATTATAAACTAATGTAGACTGATTGAAAATTAACAGTCTCCCATTAAATGATTGATCCACCCTCTGTGGACTGCAATCAATACAACGTGTTTCATTGGCTGGGCCCTCGTCCGTTTGTTTGCTCATCTGGACTCCTTGTGTAACTCAAGCGATCCTTAACTACGGTGCCAGTGCCAGTTGTGCAATCTGCATAAACTCAAGCTCTCCTGCAGAGACTTCCTGAAGCAGGTAGAAGTGACACACTGTTGACGCACATAACAAGGTGGGGTAGGGTGTGTGAACGTTTATTTTCCCAGGGGGGGCTTCCCCCATACAGAACCCGGCTTTGATGTCTGGTCCCGGCCGGTGTCTGGAAGTCCTACAGTGCAGAACGTAAAGGTTTACAGTGGTGGCTTCCCACAATCCACCTGGTTCCTCTCTGAGGCCACATCTGTGCCCAATCAGGTCGGAGCACCACTTCCCCTCAGACAAACCGAGGGGAAATAGAGGTCAAATGGAGGTTGCGGGGAATGAGTCTAGCGCGGATCCCCTGGATATTTGACCGAATATTACAAGCAATAAATTCAGTATCCCCTGAGCTGGTCAGCACACCGCATACAGCATGGGGAAGGTTAATTTATGTGTCAGTTTATGTTTAAACGACGTAATAAATCTTCCGTCAGATACTTCATTAGGAGCACATGAGGATAAAGATTTTATTATTTGCAGGCCTGATATAAATCAGGAGTGAAACCTGATGGCTTCTGGGTTCAGAATTCGTAACATAAAGTGTCTGCCCTTTACCCTGCTGTGTACCGACATACAGTATCTATGACCTCTTTCTCACTGCACCGGTGGCAGCGGACTCTGAAGGCGCAGGAGGTGCCGTGATTGAAGGCTTGTTTGGTTTCCAAAGGACCCCAAAGGGCGAGAAAACCACGGCAGAACGATGAATATCTCCCCTTGTGTCTGGAGAGCAGGCCTGCGAATTCTGGAAGGCCCGTGTCACATTCCCCCCTAACCACAGACACCGAGAGACAGCTATCACCCAACAAGggttctgtgcgtgtgtccacgCACGTGTGCGTGGAAACACTTGGCCACCAAGATATTTATACTGCATGCACATGCAGGTATTTGAATTGGCAAGGGACTTGACTCAAGGCTTTGGCCCGGAGTTTTACGGCACTGGATTCTGAGAAACGTGTGGGACTTACTTGATCCCGCTACTCAAATGGGAGAGAAGCAGACGGTTTGAGTTGAAGGAATTTGAGGAATCATTGAGCATGTCTTCTATCAGACAGATTCTTCAAAGATTTCCATTTGCAGGCTGTGTGTTGAACATGGAAACTATGAGATAAATGTGACAGAAGGAAACATGGTTTCCAATATTGCAATGACTGTATTAAGCCCCTTCACTTGTCTCCCTCTTTATCAATCGCTATAGCCCTATCATCATCCATTACACAGATATCAGGGACCATACACACTAGAATTAACCTTGAAGTGGTCAGTAGCTGAGCTACTACAGAATACGATGCTGCGTTAAGTGAGGATAAAGCCATTCCTCAGTCTGAGATAGTGGATAATGCAGTAACTGTATTCGCACTTTGTATTAGTGCAGTCCACAAATCATCCTCTGGCACGcacagaaaaaaatacacacaaaagccATGCTGATGGATGCAGAAGTTTAAATCATtgatactacacacacactcacacacatacgcacacacacacacaaaatcacacatgcacacgcacacatgcacacacacacgcacacacacacacacacacacacacacacacacacacacacacacacacacacacacacacacacacacacacacacacacacacacacacacacacacaggagtgggAGAACGCTCCAGCTGGGGGACTGTGGATGAGATGGTGGACAACACTGCAGTAGTGTAACACAGGGACCTTTGTTTAAATCCAGCCAGATTGTTTGGGTGCCAGGTCTGGTTGTCTATAGCAGCATCAAACAGTATGAAGGCCCTAAAAAACATCCAGAT harbors:
- the LOC130406010 gene encoding P2Y purinoceptor 12-like, coding for MEIPFNHTNGSCSRDNILKAVVFPVLYSVLFLLGGALNALAAWVFFRIPSRSYFIIYLKNIVVADVVMTFTFPFKILSDSGVASVGLRVFVCRVSSVLFYLTMYVSILFFGLISIDRCRKTLWPFKGTNAARLTRRKLLSGAIWGSLLALCIPNVVLTSRTPASPRFKCSDLKTEAGLRWHEVVNHVCQVIFWVNLVAVVVCYALITKELYVSYSRARNRGAGGAVATTPGGGKPRKRSVSGNVFLVLAVFFVCFVPFHFARVPYTMSQTRDLLFDCRLKLFFFQLKEITLWLTSLNSLLDPLIYFFLCQSFRTTLFRILRVAPGTCSWPGLASGENTASTPLGESAAAGV